One segment of Dermochelys coriacea isolate rDerCor1 chromosome 27, rDerCor1.pri.v4, whole genome shotgun sequence DNA contains the following:
- the DCAF7 gene encoding DDB1- and CUL4-associated factor 7, giving the protein MSLHGKRKEIYKYEAPWTVYAMNWSVRPDKRFRLALGSFVEEYNNKVQLVGLDEESSEFICRNTFDHPYPTTKLMWIPDTKGVYPDLLATSGDYLRVWRVGETETRLECLLNNNKNSDFCAPLTSFDWNEVDPYLLGTSSIDTTCTIWGLETGQVLGRVNLVSGHVKTQLIAHDKEVYDIAFSRAGGGRDMFASVGADGSVRMFDLRHLEHSTIIYEDPQHHPLLRLCWNKQDPNYLATMAMDGMEVVILDVRVPCTPVARLNNHRACVNGIAWAPHSSCHICTAADDHQALIWDIQQMPRAIEDPILAYTAEGEINNVQWASTQPDWIAICYNNCLEILRV; this is encoded by the exons ATGTCGCTGCACGGGAAGCGGAAGGAGATCTACAAGTACGAGGCGCCCTGGACCGTGTACGCCATGAACTGGAGCGTCCGGCCCGACAAGCGCTTCCGCCTGGCGCTCGGCAGCTTCGTGGAGGAGTACAACAACAAA GTCCAGCTTGTTGGTTTAGATGAGGAGAGCTCAGAGTTCATTTGCAGAAACACCTTTGATCACCCATATCCTACTACAAAGCTCATGTGGATTCCTGACACCAAGGGAGTATATCCAGACCTGTTGGCAACCAGCGGTGATTACCTGCGTGTGTGGAGA GTGGGTGAAACTGAGACCCGACTGGAGTGCTTGCTGAACAATAATAAGAACTCTGATTTTTGTGCCCCATTAACATCATTTGATTGGAATGAAGTGGATCCTTATCTTCTAG GTACGTCTAGCATTGACACAACCTGTACCATCTGGGGTCTGGAGACTGGGCAGGTATTGGGAAGAGTAAATCTGGTATCGGGCCATGTCAAGACCCAGCTTATTGCACATGACAAAGAG GTGTATGACATTGCATTTAGCCGCGCGGGTGGCGGGAGAGACATGTTTGCGTCAGTTGGCGCAGATGGCTCGGTGCGGATGTTTGACCTTCGTCATCTGGAGCACAGCACCATTATCTATGAGGATCCACAGCACCATCCGTTGCTGCGTCTCTGCTGGAACAAGCAGGATCCCAACTATCTTGCAACAATGGCCATGGATGGTATGGAG GTGGTGATTCTAGACGTCCGAGTTCCCTGCACACCTGTTGCCAGGTTAAACAACCACAGAGCATGTGTGAATGGCATTGCTTGGGCGCCTCACTCTTCCTGCCATATCTGTACGGCAG CGGATGACCATCAGGCTCTCATCTGGGATATCCAGCAAATGCCTCGTGCCATTGAGGACCCAATCTTGGCCTACACAGCAGAAGGGGAAATCAACAATGTACAGTGGGCATCGACTCAGCCGGACTGGATAGCTATCTGCTACAACAACTGTCTGGAGATCTTGAGAGTGTAA